The proteins below are encoded in one region of Homo sapiens chromosome 2, GRCh38.p14 Primary Assembly:
- the LIMS4 gene encoding LIM and senescent cell antigen-like-containing domain protein 4 isoform 1 (isoform 1 is encoded by transcript variant 1) — protein MAFSGRARPCIIPENEEIPRAALNTVHEANGTEDERAVSKLQRRHSDVKVYKEFCDFYAKFNMANALASATCERCKGGFAPAETIVNSNGELYHEQCFVCAQCFQQFPEGLFYEERT, from the exons ATGGCCTTCTCAGGCCGAGCGCGCCCCTGCATTATCCCAGAGAACGAAGAAATCCCCCGAGCAGCCCTTAACACTGTCCACGAGGCCAATGGGACCGAGGACGAGAgggctgtttccaaactgcagcgCAGGCACAGTGACGTGAAAGTCTACAAGGAGTTCTGTGACTTTTATGCGAAATT CAACATGGCCAACGCCCTGGCCAGCGCCACTTGCGAGCGCTGCAAGGGCGGCTTTGCGCCCGCTGAGACGATCGTGAACAGTAATGGGGAGCTGTACCATGAGCAGTGTTTCGTGTGCGCTCAGTGCTTCCAGCAGTTCCCAGAAGGACTCTTCTATGAG GAACGAACGTGA
- the LIMS4 gene encoding LIM and senescent cell antigen-like-containing domain protein 4 isoform 2 (isoform 2 is encoded by transcript variant 3), giving the protein MAFSGRARPCIIPENEEIPRAALNTVHEANGTEDERAVSKLQRRHSDVKVYKEFCDFYAKFNMANALASATCERCKGGFAPAETIVNSNGELYHEQCFVCAQCFQQFPEGLFYEFEGRKYCEHDFQMLFAPCCHQCGEFIIGRVIKAMNNSWHPECFRCDLCQEVLADIGFVKNAGRHLCRPCHNREKARGLGKYICQKCHAIIDEQPLIFKNDPYHPDHFNCANCGKDLTADAQELKGELYCLPCHDKMGVPICGACRRPIEGRVVNAMGKQWHVEHFVCAKCEKPFLGHRHYERKGLAYCETHYNQLFGDVCFHCNRVIEGDVVSALNKAWCVNCFACSTCNTKLTLKDKFVEIDLKPVCKHCYEKMPEEFKRRLAKREREAKDKDKQKKKKPVCL; this is encoded by the exons ATGGCCTTCTCAGGCCGAGCGCGCCCCTGCATTATCCCAGAGAACGAAGAAATCCCCCGAGCAGCCCTTAACACTGTCCACGAGGCCAATGGGACCGAGGACGAGAgggctgtttccaaactgcagcgCAGGCACAGTGACGTGAAAGTCTACAAGGAGTTCTGTGACTTTTATGCGAAATT CAACATGGCCAACGCCCTGGCCAGCGCCACTTGCGAGCGCTGCAAGGGCGGCTTTGCGCCCGCTGAGACGATCGTGAACAGTAATGGGGAGCTGTACCATGAGCAGTGTTTCGTGTGCGCTCAGTGCTTCCAGCAGTTCCCAGAAGGACTCTTCTATGAG TTTGAAGGAAGAAAGTACTGTGAACATGACTTTCAGATGCTCTTTGCCCCTTGCTGTCATCAGTGTG GTGAATTCATCATTGGCCGAGTTATCAAAGCCATGAATAACAGCTGGCATCCGGAGTGCTTCCGCTGTGACCTCTGCCAGGAAGTTCTGGCAGATATCGGGTTTGTCAAGAATGCTGGGAG ACACCTGTGTCGCCCCTGTCATAATCGTGAGAAAGCCAGAGGCCTTGGGAAATACATCTGCCAGAAATGCCATGCTATCATCGATGAGCAGCCTCTGATATTCAAGAACGACCCCTACCATCCAGACCATTTCAACTGCGCCAACTGCGG GAAGGATCTGACTGCCGATGCACAGGAGCTGAAAGGGGAGCTATACTGCCTGCCATGCCATGATAAAATGGGGGTCCCCATCTGTGGCGCTTGCCGACGGCCCATCGAAGGGCGTGTGGTGAACGCCATGGGCAAGCAGTGGCATGTGGAG cattttgttTGTGCCAAGTGTGAGAAACCCTTTCTTGGACATCGCCATTATGAGAGGAAAGGCCTGGCGTATTGTGAAACTCACTATAACCAG ctatTTGGTGATGTTTGCTTCCACTGCAATCGTGTTATAGAAGGTGATG tGGTCTCTGCTCTTAATAAGGCCTGGTGCGTGAACTGCTTTGCCTGTTCTACCTGCAACACTAAATTAACACTCAA GGATAAGTTTGTTGAAATTGACCTAAAGCCAGTCTGCAAACACTGTTATGAGAAAATGCCAGAAGAATTTAAGAGGCGACTTGCCAAACGGGAGAGAGAAGCAAAGGATAAGgacaagcagaaaaagaaaaagccagtcTGTTTGTAA
- the LIMS4 gene encoding LIM and senescent cell antigen-like-containing domain protein 4 isoform X2, translating into MAFSGRARPCIIPENEEIPRAALNTVHEANGTEDERAVSKLQRRHSDVKVYKEFCDFYAKFNMANALASATCERCKGGFAPAETIVNSNGELYHEQCFVCAQCFQQFPEGLFYEFEGRKYCEHDFQMLFAPCCHQCGEFIIGRVIKAMNNSWHPECFRCDLCQEVLADIGFVKNAGRHLCRPCHNREKARGLGKYICQKCHAIIDEQPLIFKNDPYHPDHFNCANCGKDLTADAQELKGELYCLPCHDKMGVPICGACRRPIEGRVVNAMGKQWHVEHFVCAKCEKPFLGHRHYERKGLAYCETHYNQLFGDVCFHCNRVIEGDVVSALNKAWCVNCFACSTCNTKLTLKPSARKWACCARFRVSCSPRTGHCWTNCCRACKHCCS; encoded by the exons ATGGCCTTCTCAGGCCGAGCGCGCCCCTGCATTATCCCAGAGAACGAAGAAATCCCCCGAGCAGCCCTTAACACTGTCCACGAGGCCAATGGGACCGAGGACGAGAgggctgtttccaaactgcagcgCAGGCACAGTGACGTGAAAGTCTACAAGGAGTTCTGTGACTTTTATGCGAAATT CAACATGGCCAACGCCCTGGCCAGCGCCACTTGCGAGCGCTGCAAGGGCGGCTTTGCGCCCGCTGAGACGATCGTGAACAGTAATGGGGAGCTGTACCATGAGCAGTGTTTCGTGTGCGCTCAGTGCTTCCAGCAGTTCCCAGAAGGACTCTTCTATGAG TTTGAAGGAAGAAAGTACTGTGAACATGACTTTCAGATGCTCTTTGCCCCTTGCTGTCATCAGTGTG GTGAATTCATCATTGGCCGAGTTATCAAAGCCATGAATAACAGCTGGCATCCGGAGTGCTTCCGCTGTGACCTCTGCCAGGAAGTTCTGGCAGATATCGGGTTTGTCAAGAATGCTGGGAG ACACCTGTGTCGCCCCTGTCATAATCGTGAGAAAGCCAGAGGCCTTGGGAAATACATCTGCCAGAAATGCCATGCTATCATCGATGAGCAGCCTCTGATATTCAAGAACGACCCCTACCATCCAGACCATTTCAACTGCGCCAACTGCGG GAAGGATCTGACTGCCGATGCACAGGAGCTGAAAGGGGAGCTATACTGCCTGCCATGCCATGATAAAATGGGGGTCCCCATCTGTGGCGCTTGCCGACGGCCCATCGAAGGGCGTGTGGTGAACGCCATGGGCAAGCAGTGGCATGTGGAG cattttgttTGTGCCAAGTGTGAGAAACCCTTTCTTGGACATCGCCATTATGAGAGGAAAGGCCTGGCGTATTGTGAAACTCACTATAACCAG ctatTTGGTGATGTTTGCTTCCACTGCAATCGTGTTATAGAAGGTGATG tGGTCTCTGCTCTTAATAAGGCCTGGTGCGTGAACTGCTTTGCCTGTTCTACCTGCAACACTAAATTAACACTCAA
- the LIMS4 gene encoding LIM and senescent cell antigen-like-containing domain protein 4 isoform X3 has product MAFSGRARPCIIPENEEIPRAALNTVHEANGTEDERAVSKLQRRHSDVKVYKEFCDFYAKFNMANALASATCERCKGGFAPAETIVNSNGELYHEQCFVCAQCFQQFPEGLFYEFEGRKYCEHDFQMLFAPCCHQCGEFIIGRVIKAMNNSWHPECFRCDLCQEVLADIGFVKNAGRHLCRPCHNREKARGLGKYICQKCHAIIDEQPLIFKNDPYHPDHFNCANCGKDLTADAQELKGELYCLPCHDKMGVPICGACRRPIEGRVVNAMGKQWHVEHFVCAKCEKPFLGHRHYERKGLAYCETHYNQLFGDVCFHCNRVIEGDVVSALNKAWCVNCFACSTCNTKLTLKWCAPGGQGPYHICLFHCSTQAELRPWNKNSGGGCPC; this is encoded by the exons ATGGCCTTCTCAGGCCGAGCGCGCCCCTGCATTATCCCAGAGAACGAAGAAATCCCCCGAGCAGCCCTTAACACTGTCCACGAGGCCAATGGGACCGAGGACGAGAgggctgtttccaaactgcagcgCAGGCACAGTGACGTGAAAGTCTACAAGGAGTTCTGTGACTTTTATGCGAAATT CAACATGGCCAACGCCCTGGCCAGCGCCACTTGCGAGCGCTGCAAGGGCGGCTTTGCGCCCGCTGAGACGATCGTGAACAGTAATGGGGAGCTGTACCATGAGCAGTGTTTCGTGTGCGCTCAGTGCTTCCAGCAGTTCCCAGAAGGACTCTTCTATGAG TTTGAAGGAAGAAAGTACTGTGAACATGACTTTCAGATGCTCTTTGCCCCTTGCTGTCATCAGTGTG GTGAATTCATCATTGGCCGAGTTATCAAAGCCATGAATAACAGCTGGCATCCGGAGTGCTTCCGCTGTGACCTCTGCCAGGAAGTTCTGGCAGATATCGGGTTTGTCAAGAATGCTGGGAG ACACCTGTGTCGCCCCTGTCATAATCGTGAGAAAGCCAGAGGCCTTGGGAAATACATCTGCCAGAAATGCCATGCTATCATCGATGAGCAGCCTCTGATATTCAAGAACGACCCCTACCATCCAGACCATTTCAACTGCGCCAACTGCGG GAAGGATCTGACTGCCGATGCACAGGAGCTGAAAGGGGAGCTATACTGCCTGCCATGCCATGATAAAATGGGGGTCCCCATCTGTGGCGCTTGCCGACGGCCCATCGAAGGGCGTGTGGTGAACGCCATGGGCAAGCAGTGGCATGTGGAG cattttgttTGTGCCAAGTGTGAGAAACCCTTTCTTGGACATCGCCATTATGAGAGGAAAGGCCTGGCGTATTGTGAAACTCACTATAACCAG ctatTTGGTGATGTTTGCTTCCACTGCAATCGTGTTATAGAAGGTGATG tGGTCTCTGCTCTTAATAAGGCCTGGTGCGTGAACTGCTTTGCCTGTTCTACCTGCAACACTAAATTAACACTCAA
- the LIMS4 gene encoding LIM and senescent cell antigen-like-containing domain protein 4 isoform X1: protein MAFSGRARPCIIPENEEIPRAALNTVHEANGTEDERAVSKLQRRHSDVKVYKEFCDFYAKFNMANALASATCERCKGGFAPAETIVNSNGELYHEQCFVCAQCFQQFPEGLFYEFEGRKYCEHDFQMLFAPCCHQCGEFIIGRVIKAMNNSWHPECFRCDLCQEVLADIGFVKNAGRHLCRPCHNREKARGLGKYICQKCHAIIDEQPLIFKNDPYHPDHFNCANCGKDLTADAQELKGELYCLPCHDKMGVPICGACRRPIEGRVVNAMGKQWHVEHFVCAKCEKPFLGHRHYERKGLAYCETHYNQLFGDVCFHCNRVIEGDVVSALNKAWCVNCFACSTCNTKLTLKWCAPGGQGPYHICLFHCSTQAELRPWNKDLLLLPSYP, encoded by the exons ATGGCCTTCTCAGGCCGAGCGCGCCCCTGCATTATCCCAGAGAACGAAGAAATCCCCCGAGCAGCCCTTAACACTGTCCACGAGGCCAATGGGACCGAGGACGAGAgggctgtttccaaactgcagcgCAGGCACAGTGACGTGAAAGTCTACAAGGAGTTCTGTGACTTTTATGCGAAATT CAACATGGCCAACGCCCTGGCCAGCGCCACTTGCGAGCGCTGCAAGGGCGGCTTTGCGCCCGCTGAGACGATCGTGAACAGTAATGGGGAGCTGTACCATGAGCAGTGTTTCGTGTGCGCTCAGTGCTTCCAGCAGTTCCCAGAAGGACTCTTCTATGAG TTTGAAGGAAGAAAGTACTGTGAACATGACTTTCAGATGCTCTTTGCCCCTTGCTGTCATCAGTGTG GTGAATTCATCATTGGCCGAGTTATCAAAGCCATGAATAACAGCTGGCATCCGGAGTGCTTCCGCTGTGACCTCTGCCAGGAAGTTCTGGCAGATATCGGGTTTGTCAAGAATGCTGGGAG ACACCTGTGTCGCCCCTGTCATAATCGTGAGAAAGCCAGAGGCCTTGGGAAATACATCTGCCAGAAATGCCATGCTATCATCGATGAGCAGCCTCTGATATTCAAGAACGACCCCTACCATCCAGACCATTTCAACTGCGCCAACTGCGG GAAGGATCTGACTGCCGATGCACAGGAGCTGAAAGGGGAGCTATACTGCCTGCCATGCCATGATAAAATGGGGGTCCCCATCTGTGGCGCTTGCCGACGGCCCATCGAAGGGCGTGTGGTGAACGCCATGGGCAAGCAGTGGCATGTGGAG cattttgttTGTGCCAAGTGTGAGAAACCCTTTCTTGGACATCGCCATTATGAGAGGAAAGGCCTGGCGTATTGTGAAACTCACTATAACCAG ctatTTGGTGATGTTTGCTTCCACTGCAATCGTGTTATAGAAGGTGATG tGGTCTCTGCTCTTAATAAGGCCTGGTGCGTGAACTGCTTTGCCTGTTCTACCTGCAACACTAAATTAACACTCAA
- the LIMS4 gene encoding LIM and senescent cell antigen-like-containing domain protein 4 isoform X4, whose amino-acid sequence MAFSGRARPCIIPENEEIPRAALNTVHEANGTEDERAVSKLQRRHSDVKVYKEFCDFYAKFNMANALASATCERCKGGFAPAETIVNSNGELYHEQCFVCAQCFQQFPEGLFYEFEGRKYCEHDFQMLFAPCCHQCGEFIIGRVIKAMNNSWHPECFRCDLCQEVLADIGFVKNAGRHLCRPCHNREKARGLGKYICQKCHAIIDEQPLIFKNDPYHPDHFNCANCGKDLTADAQELKGELYCLPCHDKMGVPICGACRRPIEGRVVNAMGKQWHVEHFVCAKCEKPFLGHRHYERKGLAYCETHYNQLFGDVCFHCNRVIEGDVVSALNKAWCVNCFACSTCNTKLTLNF is encoded by the exons ATGGCCTTCTCAGGCCGAGCGCGCCCCTGCATTATCCCAGAGAACGAAGAAATCCCCCGAGCAGCCCTTAACACTGTCCACGAGGCCAATGGGACCGAGGACGAGAgggctgtttccaaactgcagcgCAGGCACAGTGACGTGAAAGTCTACAAGGAGTTCTGTGACTTTTATGCGAAATT CAACATGGCCAACGCCCTGGCCAGCGCCACTTGCGAGCGCTGCAAGGGCGGCTTTGCGCCCGCTGAGACGATCGTGAACAGTAATGGGGAGCTGTACCATGAGCAGTGTTTCGTGTGCGCTCAGTGCTTCCAGCAGTTCCCAGAAGGACTCTTCTATGAG TTTGAAGGAAGAAAGTACTGTGAACATGACTTTCAGATGCTCTTTGCCCCTTGCTGTCATCAGTGTG GTGAATTCATCATTGGCCGAGTTATCAAAGCCATGAATAACAGCTGGCATCCGGAGTGCTTCCGCTGTGACCTCTGCCAGGAAGTTCTGGCAGATATCGGGTTTGTCAAGAATGCTGGGAG ACACCTGTGTCGCCCCTGTCATAATCGTGAGAAAGCCAGAGGCCTTGGGAAATACATCTGCCAGAAATGCCATGCTATCATCGATGAGCAGCCTCTGATATTCAAGAACGACCCCTACCATCCAGACCATTTCAACTGCGCCAACTGCGG GAAGGATCTGACTGCCGATGCACAGGAGCTGAAAGGGGAGCTATACTGCCTGCCATGCCATGATAAAATGGGGGTCCCCATCTGTGGCGCTTGCCGACGGCCCATCGAAGGGCGTGTGGTGAACGCCATGGGCAAGCAGTGGCATGTGGAG cattttgttTGTGCCAAGTGTGAGAAACCCTTTCTTGGACATCGCCATTATGAGAGGAAAGGCCTGGCGTATTGTGAAACTCACTATAACCAG ctatTTGGTGATGTTTGCTTCCACTGCAATCGTGTTATAGAAGGTGATG tGGTCTCTGCTCTTAATAAGGCCTGGTGCGTGAACTGCTTTGCCTGTTCTACCTGCAACACTAAATTAACACTCAA TTTCTAG